In a single window of the Orbaceae bacterium lpD04 genome:
- a CDS encoding MFS transporter: MAFNISKNDGKLRKARNIAGITMGNAIEFYDFAIYGTYAVLLGQLFFPGTSDFEKLMLSFATLGVGFITRPLGAILIGLYADKFGRRPALLFTLWLMSIGTLLFVVTPTYQQIGIWATVIIMLARLMQGFALGGEFGASTTMLMEYADNSNRGFYSSWQLFGQGLNTLLASLVGISIGFWLKDDIASLHSWGWRLAFAIGLLIVPMALYIRKTLPETKHKKTDESTGTLLKLVFKKYPKQLITGILLTLGSTVPVYITLFYLANFAISELQFEMRSSIVASCIAASVQIVLVPFIGMLSDKVGRKPLILWSRILTILAIYPVFMLLTSYPSLITLYSCVFVLAILIAVNSVPSLIVCAEIFPSKIRATGLSVVYSLSVAIFGGFAQMIVTGLIHWMHDLKAPAYYVIATMAISIIGVFMFKETAGKELE, from the coding sequence ATGGCATTTAATATTTCTAAAAATGATGGAAAACTAAGAAAAGCAAGAAATATAGCGGGCATTACCATGGGTAATGCGATTGAATTTTATGACTTTGCTATTTATGGAACCTATGCGGTCCTTCTTGGCCAACTTTTTTTCCCTGGAACGAGTGACTTTGAAAAACTAATGCTATCATTTGCAACATTAGGCGTTGGTTTTATTACTCGGCCTTTAGGCGCAATTTTAATTGGTTTATATGCTGATAAATTTGGTCGCCGTCCAGCACTACTCTTTACACTGTGGTTAATGTCAATTGGTACGCTATTATTTGTAGTCACACCGACTTATCAGCAAATTGGTATTTGGGCAACCGTGATTATTATGCTAGCTCGCTTAATGCAAGGCTTTGCTTTAGGTGGTGAGTTTGGTGCATCAACAACGATGCTCATGGAGTATGCAGATAATTCTAACCGAGGTTTTTACAGTAGTTGGCAATTATTTGGTCAAGGCTTAAATACCTTATTGGCTTCACTTGTTGGGATTTCGATTGGTTTTTGGTTAAAAGACGATATCGCATCTTTACATAGTTGGGGATGGCGACTCGCTTTTGCAATAGGCCTGTTAATTGTACCAATGGCGCTTTATATCCGTAAAACATTACCTGAAACTAAACATAAGAAAACAGATGAATCAACTGGCACATTACTTAAGTTAGTTTTTAAAAAATACCCGAAACAATTAATTACCGGTATATTGCTAACTTTAGGCTCTACAGTGCCAGTTTATATTACGCTCTTTTATCTTGCTAACTTTGCTATTTCTGAATTGCAATTTGAAATGCGATCAAGTATTGTTGCTTCATGTATTGCCGCATCAGTTCAAATTGTATTAGTGCCATTTATAGGCATGCTTTCTGATAAAGTCGGTCGTAAACCTTTAATTTTATGGTCACGCATTTTAACGATTTTAGCTATCTATCCGGTATTTATGTTGTTAACTTCATACCCATCGCTAATAACGCTTTATTCGTGCGTTTTTGTGCTAGCGATTTTAATTGCGGTAAATTCTGTACCAAGCCTAATAGTGTGTGCTGAAATCTTTCCTAGTAAGATTAGAGCAACAGGATTATCGGTAGTTTATAGTCTGTCTGTAGCGATTTTTGGTGGCTTTGCCCAAATGATTGTAACAGGGCTTATTCATTGGATGCATGATTTAAAGGCGCCAGCATATTATGTGATAGCAACGATGGCAATTAGTATTATTGGGGTATTTATGTTTAAAGAAACCGCTGGTAAAGAACTAGAGTAG
- a CDS encoding M20 aminoacylase family protein — protein MTTKILPEISNIQNEMIAIRHKLHQHPEIGFEEFKTSELVANLLTEWGYQVTRGIGGTGVVAQLKNGNGPAIGIRADMDALPIDEATELSHASQVKGKMHACGHDGHTATLLTTARYFALHRNFNGTLNLIFQPAEEGLSGGLAMVEDGLFDKFPCDYIFAFHNMPKVEAGKMAFLDGPAMASSDSVIIKVKGRGGHGAMPHLSIDPVVVASSIVMALQTIVSRNANPLETAIITVGSFQAGEANNVIPDEAILKLTIRALNPDMQDLIEKRVKALVTAQAASYGAEVEIDYKRLYPMVINDLQATEFARNVAISCFGEEQIIPNFPKMTGSEDFSFMLQQCKGSYIFVGNGTDGANGCSLHNPKYDFNDAILPVVASYWVKLIESYLK, from the coding sequence ATGACAACCAAAATTTTGCCCGAAATTAGCAATATTCAAAATGAGATGATTGCAATTAGACATAAGCTTCATCAGCATCCTGAAATCGGTTTTGAAGAGTTTAAAACAAGTGAGCTAGTTGCAAATCTTTTAACTGAGTGGGGCTATCAAGTAACAAGGGGCATAGGTGGCACGGGTGTTGTTGCTCAACTTAAAAATGGTAATGGCCCAGCAATTGGGATCCGCGCAGATATGGATGCTTTACCCATTGATGAAGCAACTGAGCTATCTCATGCAAGCCAAGTAAAAGGTAAAATGCATGCATGTGGTCATGATGGGCATACTGCAACACTACTAACAACTGCGCGTTATTTTGCTTTGCATCGTAATTTTAATGGTACACTTAATTTAATTTTTCAACCTGCAGAAGAAGGGCTTAGTGGTGGGCTTGCAATGGTTGAAGATGGGCTATTTGATAAATTCCCGTGTGATTATATTTTTGCTTTTCATAATATGCCTAAAGTTGAAGCGGGGAAAATGGCTTTTCTTGACGGGCCAGCAATGGCATCTTCTGATAGTGTAATAATTAAGGTCAAAGGACGTGGTGGCCATGGCGCGATGCCGCATCTTTCTATTGATCCAGTTGTCGTTGCATCATCAATTGTAATGGCTTTACAAACTATCGTTTCTCGAAATGCCAATCCATTAGAAACAGCAATTATCACTGTTGGTTCTTTCCAAGCGGGTGAAGCGAATAATGTGATCCCCGATGAAGCAATATTAAAATTAACGATTCGAGCACTTAACCCCGACATGCAAGATCTTATTGAAAAACGTGTAAAAGCGCTCGTTACTGCGCAAGCCGCGAGTTATGGAGCTGAAGTCGAAATTGACTATAAACGTCTTTATCCGATGGTTATTAATGATTTGCAAGCAACTGAATTTGCAAGAAATGTGGCTATTTCATGCTTTGGTGAAGAACAAATTATTCCTAATTTTCCTAAAATGACAGGTAGTGAAGATTTTTCATTTATGTTGCAACAATGTAAAGGTTCATATATTTTTGTCGGTAATGGAACTGATGGCGCTAATGGCTGCTCATTACATAATCCTAAGTATGATTTTAATGATGCTATTTTACCAGTTGTCGCATCTTATTGGGTTAAATTGATTGAAAGTTATTTAAAGTAA
- a CDS encoding aldo/keto reductase has translation MTTLKYVSLSDGTIVPALGQGTWFMGESPANTQQEITALKFGIEQGLTLIDTAEMYGDGGAEIIVGKAIKGVRDKLFLVSKVLPYHASYHGTIDACNNSLKRLNTDYLDLYLLHWPGSIPVSQTIEAMEALIKQGKIKRWGVSNFDVMDLLELEPLIDANKIATNQVLYNLSRRGIEFDLLPWSRQKKLPTMAYSPIEQGRILKNESLIKLANEHQVSPAQIALAWLLRYDDIIAIPKASSTKHILDNINAFNLTLSKQDFIQLDSIFPAPTIKKPLAML, from the coding sequence ATGACAACACTAAAATATGTCTCGTTATCCGATGGAACGATAGTCCCTGCTTTAGGCCAAGGAACATGGTTTATGGGTGAATCACCCGCAAATACTCAGCAAGAAATAACCGCTTTAAAATTTGGGATCGAACAAGGGCTTACCTTAATTGATACAGCTGAAATGTATGGAGATGGCGGCGCTGAAATTATTGTTGGAAAAGCAATTAAAGGCGTTCGTGATAAACTATTCTTAGTGAGTAAAGTGTTACCTTATCACGCCTCTTATCACGGCACAATTGACGCTTGTAATAACAGTTTAAAACGTTTAAATACCGACTATCTTGATCTTTACTTATTGCACTGGCCGGGCTCAATTCCAGTATCGCAAACTATTGAGGCAATGGAAGCATTAATTAAACAAGGCAAAATTAAACGTTGGGGCGTTAGTAATTTTGATGTTATGGATTTACTTGAATTAGAACCCTTAATTGATGCTAATAAAATCGCGACTAATCAAGTGCTTTATAACTTAAGCCGGCGCGGTATTGAGTTTGATTTATTACCCTGGAGTAGGCAAAAAAAATTACCAACAATGGCTTATTCCCCCATTGAACAAGGGCGAATTTTAAAAAATGAATCGCTTATTAAACTAGCCAATGAGCATCAAGTTTCACCAGCCCAAATCGCTTTAGCTTGGCTTTTACGCTACGATGATATTATCGCAATTCCAAAAGCGTCATCAACGAAGCATATATTAGATAATATTAACGCTTTTAATCTTACACTTAGCAAACAAGATTTTATACAGTTAGATAGTATCTTTCCAGCGCCTACGATAAAAAAACCACTAGCAATGTTATAA
- a CDS encoding amino acid ABC transporter permease has protein sequence MDFSHIFKGLTIIWQNLDYLAWGNYPNGPVTGIMLTLLISLAAILLSTVLGVVAGIGLTVLKGWTRAILVCALGFLRAIPVIMLIFWAYFLLPVLFNVDVPAITTVIMALALIGGAYIAYAVYAGMIAISTDQWQAAYSLGLNNRQTIFYIILPQAIKMMMPSFINQWVSLIKDSSLAYIVGVAEFTFLAAQVNNRSMIYPTEIFLFVIMVYFIICFGLDMLMMQFIKRHYG, from the coding sequence ATGGATTTTAGTCATATTTTTAAAGGGCTTACCATTATTTGGCAAAATTTAGATTATTTGGCTTGGGGCAATTACCCTAATGGGCCGGTAACAGGCATTATGTTGACGCTATTAATAAGCCTTGCTGCTATTTTATTATCGACAGTACTCGGCGTGGTTGCAGGGATTGGGTTAACGGTGTTAAAAGGTTGGACTCGCGCTATATTAGTTTGCGCACTTGGCTTTTTAAGAGCGATCCCCGTTATTATGTTAATATTTTGGGCATATTTTTTATTACCTGTACTATTTAATGTTGATGTACCAGCAATTACCACTGTAATTATGGCACTAGCCTTGATTGGTGGTGCATATATTGCCTACGCAGTTTATGCCGGTATGATTGCAATATCGACTGACCAATGGCAAGCCGCTTATTCGCTCGGATTAAATAATAGACAAACAATTTTTTATATTATTTTACCGCAAGCAATTAAGATGATGATGCCATCGTTTATTAATCAATGGGTATCTTTAATTAAAGATAGTTCATTGGCATACATTGTTGGTGTGGCTGAATTTACTTTTTTAGCCGCTCAAGTTAATAACCGTAGTATGATTTATCCAACCGAAATATTTTTATTTGTGATTATGGTTTATTTTATTATTTGTTTTGGGCTTGATATGTTAATGATGCAGTTTATTAAAAGGCATTATGGTTAA
- a CDS encoding amino acid ABC transporter permease, whose translation MVLQQLSDQLLAPRYLWWLWDGFMVTIYISLLAIILSTLIGFLLAIVGQSRTLIIRVLVNSYIALFRNSPLLPQLFFWYFGVGNILPLDIKLWLFDEPQLELGFWVLKMPSFEFIMGLIALTFYSSAFIAQEFWAGILGVKRGQLDASLALGLSRWQGLCLIILPQALRIAFPPLVGQYMNIIKNSSLTMAIGVLELSYVSRQIETETLKTFQDFALATLLYIIAVIVVGMIGNFYYHKILIKGAR comes from the coding sequence ATGGTTTTACAACAATTATCAGACCAGCTACTTGCACCACGTTATTTATGGTGGTTATGGGATGGGTTTATGGTAACGATATATATATCGTTACTGGCAATCATCTTATCAACTCTTATTGGTTTTTTGCTAGCGATTGTTGGGCAAAGCCGAACGCTAATTATACGAGTATTAGTTAATAGCTATATTGCGCTTTTTCGTAACTCACCGTTATTGCCACAGTTATTTTTTTGGTATTTTGGCGTCGGTAATATTCTACCATTAGATATTAAATTATGGCTATTTGATGAACCACAGTTGGAGCTTGGTTTTTGGGTTCTTAAAATGCCTTCATTTGAATTTATTATGGGCTTAATTGCTTTAACTTTTTATTCCTCAGCTTTTATTGCACAAGAATTTTGGGCGGGGATCTTAGGTGTTAAACGAGGCCAGCTTGACGCATCACTTGCATTAGGATTAAGCCGTTGGCAAGGATTGTGCTTAATTATTTTACCACAAGCATTGCGCATCGCTTTTCCGCCTTTAGTTGGGCAATACATGAATATTATTAAAAATTCATCCCTCACCATGGCAATTGGTGTGCTTGAGCTTTCTTATGTTTCGCGGCAAATTGAAACCGAAACATTAAAAACCTTTCAAGATTTTGCTTTAGCAACGCTGCTCTATATTATTGCAGTCATTGTTGTTGGTATGATCGGTAATTTTTATTATCATAAAATTCTGATCAAAGGAGCAAGATAA
- a CDS encoding ABC transporter substrate-binding protein, producing the protein MISKLKKITPLFLFIASLVMVNTAYADRLDDIEKSGEIKIAVFDSNPPFGYIDEATRQIVGLDVDYANAIGKALNVDVKLIPTNPANRIPLLNSQKADLIVANFTVTKERGKAVDFSVPYFATGQKFIAKKGLLKTPDDLKKLRIGADKGTVMEITLREQYPTARVISYDDTPFAFSALRSGVVQAITQDDAKLIGLLANVPAKQREEFEISPFSITKEYQAVGIAKGETRLKEKVDAALFKLEQNGEAVTIYNRWFGQLTTSAMPRGDFKIGDGALE; encoded by the coding sequence ATGATATCCAAATTAAAAAAGATAACCCCGTTATTTCTATTTATTGCCTCATTAGTGATGGTAAATACAGCTTATGCTGATCGCTTAGATGATATTGAAAAAAGCGGCGAGATTAAAATTGCGGTATTTGATAGTAATCCCCCTTTTGGTTATATTGATGAAGCAACTCGGCAAATTGTTGGCTTAGATGTAGATTATGCAAATGCCATAGGTAAGGCATTAAATGTTGATGTGAAATTAATTCCAACTAACCCCGCTAACCGTATTCCATTACTAAATTCACAAAAGGCAGATTTAATTGTTGCTAATTTTACGGTAACAAAAGAACGAGGTAAAGCGGTTGATTTTAGCGTGCCTTATTTTGCTACAGGGCAAAAATTTATCGCTAAAAAAGGGCTATTAAAGACGCCTGATGATCTGAAAAAATTACGTATTGGCGCTGATAAAGGCACTGTGATGGAAATCACATTACGTGAGCAATATCCAACCGCCAGAGTGATTTCATATGATGATACTCCCTTTGCCTTTAGTGCACTGCGAAGCGGCGTGGTACAGGCAATAACGCAAGATGATGCTAAGTTAATTGGTTTACTTGCTAATGTGCCCGCTAAGCAGCGTGAGGAGTTTGAAATATCGCCCTTTAGTATCACCAAAGAGTATCAAGCTGTTGGCATTGCCAAAGGTGAAACTCGCTTAAAAGAAAAAGTCGATGCGGCATTATTTAAGCTAGAACAAAATGGTGAAGCCGTTACTATTTATAACCGCTGGTTTGGCCAACTAACGACATCTGCTATGCCAAGAGGCGATTTTAAAATTGGTGATGGTGCATTAGAGTAA